In Fluviicola taffensis DSM 16823, the following are encoded in one genomic region:
- a CDS encoding NAD(P)/FAD-dependent oxidoreductase, which translates to MTKEVDVVVIGAGPAGSVASSKLIKEGLSVLVLEKMVFPRFVIGESLLPHSMDYLDELGLLPAVEALNFQVKTGACFYHNGERCDFLFENQFSEGWSYTFQVKRADFDHALIKQAEKQGAVVEFQAEVTDVKTSATKQIVTYKDKDGELHEVHCRFVMDASGYGRVLPQMFNLEVPVSTPPRGAVFAHLDDTRRTPEDGRNIFVHAFNDNKSWIWSIPFSDGTASVGIVGNKEFIEACYADGGKEFKKRVAEFPGLNGRYDGVEFMFEPRLIVNYAVSVKQVYGEGFVLCGNSTEFLDPIFSSGVTLAISSGYKAATLVAKQLQGEQVDWEKDYSVVLKKGIDVFRTYVLAWYEGTLGDIFFSEKVDETIRQQICSVLAGYVWDETNPFVKKHSTLVNAVAHIVKM; encoded by the coding sequence ATGACTAAAGAAGTAGATGTTGTTGTTATAGGTGCTGGTCCTGCTGGTTCTGTTGCATCCTCCAAATTGATAAAAGAAGGTCTTAGTGTATTGGTTTTGGAAAAAATGGTATTCCCCCGTTTTGTAATCGGAGAAAGTTTATTGCCTCATAGTATGGATTATTTGGATGAGTTAGGTCTTCTTCCAGCGGTTGAAGCCTTGAATTTTCAAGTAAAAACAGGAGCTTGTTTTTATCACAATGGTGAGCGATGTGATTTCTTGTTCGAAAATCAGTTTTCGGAAGGATGGTCGTATACGTTTCAAGTAAAACGTGCTGATTTTGATCATGCTTTAATCAAACAAGCTGAAAAGCAAGGTGCGGTGGTTGAATTTCAAGCGGAAGTAACGGATGTGAAAACCTCTGCAACAAAGCAAATAGTTACTTACAAAGATAAGGATGGCGAACTTCATGAAGTTCATTGTCGGTTTGTAATGGATGCGAGTGGTTATGGACGTGTTTTACCTCAAATGTTTAATTTAGAGGTTCCCGTTTCAACGCCTCCTCGTGGAGCAGTTTTTGCTCACTTGGATGATACAAGAAGAACTCCTGAAGATGGAAGAAATATCTTCGTACACGCTTTCAATGATAATAAATCTTGGATTTGGTCGATTCCTTTTTCAGATGGAACGGCTTCGGTTGGAATCGTTGGAAACAAAGAGTTCATTGAAGCATGTTATGCCGATGGTGGAAAAGAATTTAAAAAACGTGTTGCCGAATTCCCAGGTTTAAATGGTCGTTATGACGGTGTTGAATTTATGTTCGAACCACGTTTGATTGTTAACTACGCGGTTTCTGTGAAACAAGTATATGGTGAAGGATTCGTGTTGTGTGGAAACAGTACGGAGTTTTTGGATCCGATTTTTAGTTCAGGAGTAACTTTGGCTATTTCATCTGGATACAAAGCGGCTACTTTGGTTGCAAAACAACTTCAGGGTGAACAAGTGGATTGGGAAAAAGACTACAGTGTTGTATTGAAGAAAGGAATTGACGTTTTCAGAACTTATGTTCTTGCTTGGTATGAAGGAACATTGGGAGATATTTTCTTCAGCGAGAAAGTAGATGAGACAATCAGACAACAAATTTGCTCTGTGCTTGCTGGATATGTTTGGGATGAAACGAATCCGTTCGTTAAAAAACACAGTACATTGGTCAATGCGGTAGCGCACATCGTAAAAATGTAA
- a CDS encoding phytoene desaturase family protein has product MEEPQKIVVIGSGMGGLVTALILAKHGYQVKVLEKNHQIGGSLQVFSRDKRIFDTGVHYVGGLDKGENLYQIFKYLNIMDDLDLHRMDENAFDVIRLSNGQVIKHGMGYANFEKKLKESFPNNHQDIENICQEIRLYCSYFPLYNLELDSEINYIENSVVLEVGAWERLAALTDNEDLIKAVLGSGPLYAGIKGITPFYVMALILNSFIKGSYRFVNGASQIAKILMKRISEHGGEVLRRKEVVSVTYDEAGCIRSVICADKSEFVCDSVISNLHPTETIAIVGESNFKNPFIKRLKSLPNTVSSFMMYISFEENKFPYFNSNFYDYFTDNIWDEEFHFSEEWPQMTFTSAQVSKNTDEFAESISIMCYLDIKELKAWEDSVRTVVVEGERHVDYEEFKDVCVERILKRIETRFPGIRAHIKNVYSSTPITYRDYIATPGGSMYGFQKDFNQIHKSQINTRTHVPNLYLTGQNIIFHGILGATIGALVTSFNFVDNKEVIEKIKNYD; this is encoded by the coding sequence TTGGAAGAGCCTCAGAAAATAGTTGTTATTGGTAGTGGAATGGGTGGACTCGTTACTGCTTTGATTCTTGCTAAGCATGGCTATCAGGTGAAAGTTTTGGAGAAAAATCACCAGATTGGTGGTTCTTTGCAAGTTTTCAGCAGAGATAAACGCATTTTTGATACGGGTGTGCATTACGTAGGTGGATTGGATAAGGGTGAAAACTTGTATCAAATCTTCAAGTATTTGAATATCATGGATGATTTGGATCTTCATCGAATGGATGAAAATGCGTTTGATGTTATCCGCCTTTCAAATGGTCAAGTAATCAAGCATGGGATGGGCTATGCCAATTTTGAAAAGAAGTTGAAAGAATCCTTTCCAAACAATCACCAAGATATTGAGAATATCTGCCAAGAAATAAGACTTTATTGCAGTTATTTTCCATTGTATAATTTAGAATTGGATTCTGAAATTAATTATATCGAAAATTCCGTTGTTTTGGAAGTAGGCGCTTGGGAGCGTTTAGCTGCTTTGACGGATAATGAAGATTTAATTAAAGCTGTTTTGGGATCAGGACCTTTATATGCTGGAATTAAAGGGATTACTCCTTTCTACGTAATGGCCTTGATTTTGAATAGCTTTATCAAAGGGAGTTACCGTTTTGTGAATGGTGCGTCACAAATTGCGAAGATTCTCATGAAGCGAATTTCTGAACATGGTGGCGAAGTGTTGAGAAGAAAAGAAGTAGTTTCTGTCACTTATGATGAAGCGGGTTGTATTCGCTCGGTCATTTGTGCGGACAAATCCGAGTTTGTATGTGATTCTGTTATTTCGAATTTGCATCCTACTGAAACGATTGCAATTGTGGGAGAAAGTAATTTCAAAAATCCGTTCATTAAGCGCTTGAAATCTTTACCAAATACGGTTTCTTCCTTTATGATGTATATTTCTTTTGAGGAGAATAAATTCCCCTATTTTAATTCCAATTTTTACGATTATTTTACGGATAATATCTGGGATGAAGAATTTCATTTCTCCGAAGAATGGCCCCAAATGACTTTCACTTCGGCACAAGTTTCAAAAAACACGGATGAATTTGCAGAATCTATTTCCATCATGTGTTATTTGGATATAAAAGAGTTAAAAGCTTGGGAAGATTCTGTTAGAACGGTTGTTGTTGAAGGAGAGCGCCATGTTGATTATGAGGAATTCAAAGATGTATGCGTCGAACGAATTTTGAAACGAATAGAAACCCGTTTTCCTGGAATTAGAGCACATATAAAAAATGTATACTCATCTACTCCGATTACTTACCGTGATTACATTGCGACTCCTGGAGGCTCAATGTATGGATTTCAGAAGGATTTTAATCAAATACATAAATCACAAATTAATACAAGAACACATGTTCCGAATTTATATCTAACAGGTCAGAATATTATTTTTCATGGAATTTTAGGTGCAACTATTGGTGCATTGGTAACATCCTTTAACTTTGTAGATAATAAAGAGGTAATAGAAAAAATCAAAAATTATGACTAA
- a CDS encoding trifunctional MMPL family transporter/lysophospholipid acyltransferase/class I SAM-dependent methyltransferase yields the protein MIGQICARIVAFFLRKRVVFWGIFLLVLTFLGVGVSKLNINEDLYAIFPQGEEFRKFNEIVQKNKLNKQVVFSIKNQGDEELTFEQLEGLKVDLEKRFSQELSEIEIVKSVDQAALIGFLQKSSIRTLEPKDYARLEEKLKGDSIRKSLKRSADLLHGPNAFFLSSVVAQDPLGLFYEQLKQLNPSSDSGNYSLKDGVVYSRDEQYAFFFGTIEINQKDTKKLAEFSKRIEAFKQEKAKQKGLKFDYFGTFQVAVENAKQVKFDAFLTSMISISGILLLLILYYRSVLAPIYFLFPAFFGILSGAGLVGYLHPEISAISLATSSVLLGIVLDYSFHFFTHLKHLGDVVKTVKEIGSPMLLGSFTTIAALASLLFTNSVVLQNFGLIALCTLSGSVVFTLLFLPVLVKQFRMEIRDKSKPTKGFKLSKPLVRASFLLITLLSLVFLYKSSGMTFDSDMNHLSFHTKELKEKEKFYTGINPNTDKKLFVFSSAPTMEAARIQNDAVYQSLVADKEQYGISELVSLSPYLPSKNSLEKSEANWLNFWKKHSNIEREVQQISPEYGLNSAGFKPFFQWIEKPSVDKQEGIDLLNQLGLNKFVSEEKDLYSYATSITVKKDKQDLVKEELSKIEGVFILDISEMAKSMLNVVKKDFDYLFLFSSLLVFVSLLVIYGRIELTLFAAFPMVLGWIWILGISSMFDIPFNFINIIVATFIFGLGDDFSIFTTDGLIQQSRTGVNSIKSSQSGIILSGISTIIGTGVLIFAKHPAIHSIGAISVVGIGSIMLITLFLQPRIFNFFVLNRAKAGRGPITFFYFIYSILLFLYFFVGSFVLNIFLIFILIPLPIKRIKKQNVLNYLISRLAKSTIYAGFHVKKIGVDAHKLDYKNPSIIIANHSSFLDILVVLMLHPKTVIMVKKWVYNSPVFSPFIRYGGYLFAEEGADGNLDDVRKRIDEGYSIVIFPEGTRSSDGMIKRFHKGAFYLSMEMGIPIQPLLILGTHEVNPKNDFIINQGQILYKPLDRITALENETYGQFCKRATQLMRDGMQNFRKEHATSTFFTRKVMENYLLKGPILEWYIRVKWRMERTNFDFYNQLIGTKKSVVDVGCGYGYLSLFLNYYDPSRRIVGMDYDEDKIAVANNCIKLSDKINFENADIREWEIPAADVYFFNDVIHYLKPEEQIQLLIDVNRKMDNEGIIVIRDGIIELQDRLKNTKLTEILSTKWFKFNKTTNDLTFLSAKQIEQFAHQNGFSFELIEHSTKTSNVLMILKK from the coding sequence ATGATTGGTCAAATTTGCGCTAGAATCGTTGCATTTTTCCTTAGAAAACGGGTCGTTTTTTGGGGGATATTTCTTCTCGTACTTACTTTTTTAGGCGTTGGTGTTTCGAAATTGAACATCAATGAAGATTTGTATGCTATTTTCCCACAAGGCGAAGAGTTTCGGAAATTCAATGAAATCGTTCAGAAAAACAAACTCAATAAGCAAGTTGTTTTCTCTATTAAAAATCAAGGGGATGAAGAATTAACCTTTGAACAGTTAGAAGGTTTAAAAGTCGATTTGGAAAAACGATTTTCTCAGGAACTGAGTGAAATTGAAATCGTGAAATCGGTTGATCAAGCTGCTTTAATTGGTTTTCTTCAAAAAAGCTCTATCCGAACCTTGGAACCAAAAGATTATGCCCGATTGGAAGAGAAATTAAAAGGAGACTCTATTCGGAAATCGTTGAAGCGCAGTGCTGATTTATTGCATGGCCCCAATGCCTTTTTTTTAAGTAGCGTTGTTGCACAAGATCCTTTGGGATTGTTTTACGAACAGTTGAAACAACTCAATCCAAGTTCGGATTCTGGCAATTATAGCTTGAAGGATGGTGTTGTATATTCCCGCGACGAACAATATGCTTTTTTCTTTGGAACCATTGAGATTAATCAAAAAGACACCAAAAAATTAGCCGAGTTTTCAAAACGAATAGAAGCATTCAAACAAGAAAAAGCGAAGCAAAAAGGCTTGAAATTTGATTATTTTGGAACGTTCCAAGTTGCAGTTGAGAATGCGAAACAAGTGAAATTTGATGCTTTTTTAACTTCGATGATTAGTATATCGGGTATTTTATTACTCTTAATTCTATACTACCGAAGTGTTTTGGCTCCTATTTACTTTCTGTTTCCAGCATTTTTTGGAATTTTAAGTGGTGCAGGATTGGTTGGATATTTGCATCCAGAAATTTCTGCAATTTCATTAGCAACCTCTTCTGTTTTACTTGGAATTGTATTGGATTATTCTTTTCATTTCTTTACCCATCTGAAGCATTTAGGAGATGTAGTGAAAACAGTGAAGGAAATTGGTTCACCCATGTTATTGGGAAGTTTTACGACAATTGCCGCGTTAGCTTCTTTGTTATTTACGAATTCAGTTGTTTTACAAAATTTCGGATTAATTGCTTTGTGTACATTGTCTGGTTCAGTGGTTTTTACGCTCCTATTCCTGCCTGTTTTGGTGAAGCAATTCCGGATGGAAATTCGTGATAAATCAAAGCCAACAAAAGGCTTTAAATTAAGCAAGCCACTTGTTCGAGCTTCATTTCTGTTGATTACCCTACTTTCCTTGGTTTTTCTTTACAAATCTTCGGGTATGACATTTGATTCCGACATGAATCACTTGTCTTTTCACACCAAAGAATTAAAAGAAAAGGAGAAATTCTATACAGGCATTAACCCAAATACCGATAAGAAATTATTCGTCTTTTCATCTGCTCCTACCATGGAAGCTGCACGTATTCAAAACGATGCCGTTTACCAGTCGCTTGTTGCGGATAAAGAACAATACGGAATTTCAGAATTGGTTTCGTTGTCTCCTTACTTGCCCTCCAAAAATTCGTTGGAAAAATCGGAAGCCAATTGGTTGAATTTTTGGAAGAAACATTCCAATATAGAACGAGAAGTCCAGCAAATTTCACCAGAATATGGATTAAATAGCGCTGGATTTAAACCGTTCTTTCAGTGGATTGAAAAACCGAGTGTTGACAAACAGGAAGGAATTGATTTATTGAATCAATTGGGATTAAACAAATTTGTTTCGGAAGAAAAAGACCTTTATTCGTATGCTACGTCAATCACTGTAAAGAAAGACAAACAAGATTTAGTGAAGGAGGAATTATCAAAAATAGAGGGTGTTTTTATTCTTGATATTTCGGAAATGGCCAAATCCATGTTGAATGTGGTGAAAAAGGATTTTGACTATTTGTTTTTATTTTCCTCACTGTTGGTGTTCGTTTCTTTGTTGGTTATTTATGGGCGAATAGAGTTAACGCTTTTTGCGGCATTTCCAATGGTATTGGGTTGGATTTGGATTTTGGGGATTTCATCCATGTTTGATATTCCATTCAATTTCATCAATATCATCGTTGCTACTTTCATCTTTGGTTTGGGGGATGATTTCAGTATTTTTACTACCGATGGATTGATTCAACAATCAAGAACTGGAGTGAATTCGATTAAATCTTCCCAGTCTGGAATTATTTTATCTGGAATCTCAACGATTATTGGAACTGGGGTGCTCATTTTTGCGAAGCATCCTGCCATTCATTCCATTGGAGCAATCAGCGTTGTTGGAATAGGCTCAATCATGCTAATCACGTTGTTTTTGCAACCGCGAATTTTTAATTTCTTCGTTTTGAATCGTGCAAAAGCAGGTAGAGGTCCAATTACCTTCTTTTACTTCATCTATAGCATCCTGTTGTTTTTGTATTTCTTTGTTGGAAGCTTCGTCTTAAACATCTTCCTTATTTTTATTCTAATTCCTTTACCAATTAAGCGAATTAAAAAACAAAACGTGCTTAATTATTTGATTTCAAGATTAGCTAAATCAACCATTTACGCAGGATTTCATGTAAAGAAAATCGGTGTTGACGCCCATAAATTGGATTATAAAAACCCGAGTATTATTATTGCGAATCACAGTTCTTTCTTGGATATTCTGGTGGTGCTTATGCTGCATCCGAAAACCGTAATTATGGTGAAGAAATGGGTTTACAATTCACCTGTTTTCTCTCCATTTATTCGATATGGAGGTTATTTGTTTGCGGAAGAAGGTGCAGATGGTAATTTAGATGATGTTCGAAAACGAATCGATGAAGGATACTCGATTGTTATTTTCCCCGAAGGAACAAGGAGTTCGGATGGAATGATTAAGCGTTTTCACAAAGGAGCATTTTATCTTTCCATGGAAATGGGAATTCCTATTCAGCCTTTGTTGATTCTTGGAACACATGAAGTAAATCCAAAGAATGATTTCATTATTAATCAGGGACAAATACTATACAAACCTTTGGATCGAATCACTGCATTAGAAAATGAGACGTATGGTCAATTTTGCAAACGTGCTACACAACTCATGCGTGATGGAATGCAGAATTTTAGAAAAGAACATGCAACAAGTACCTTTTTCACGCGAAAAGTCATGGAAAATTACTTGTTGAAGGGTCCAATCCTAGAATGGTATATTCGAGTGAAGTGGCGTATGGAGAGAACGAATTTTGATTTTTACAACCAATTAATTGGAACTAAAAAGAGTGTTGTAGATGTTGGTTGTGGATATGGTTACCTGTCTTTGTTTTTAAACTATTATGACCCTTCTAGAAGAATCGTTGGAATGGACTACGATGAAGACAAAATCGCGGTTGCAAATAATTGCATTAAACTTTCCGACAAAATAAATTTTGAGAATGCAGATATTCGGGAATGGGAAATTCCTGCTGCTGATGTTTATTTCTTCAATGATGTGATTCATTATTTGAAACCAGAAGAGCAAATTCAGTTATTGATTGATGTGAATCGCAAAATGGATAATGAAGGAATAATCGTCATTCGTGATGGAATTATTGAATTGCAAGATCGGTTGAAGAATACGAAATTGACAGAAATTTTGTCTACTAAATGGTTTAAATTTAATAAGACGACTAATGATTTGACGTTTTTATCTGCGAAGCAAATCGAACAATTTGCTCATCAGAATGGTTTTAGTTTTGAATTGATTGAACATTCAACCAAAACATCCAATGTTTTAATGATTCTAAAAAAGTAG
- a CDS encoding phytoene desaturase family protein: protein MNDEFDVTIIGSGVSGLLAASLLSRSGMKVLVLEKHSLIGGYLQGFERKDFVFDTAIHWLNQYNEVGTVTRVFKMLGEDYPRPQLMERIQRHIGEGHDYLLTNNPDELKDQLIQDFPHEKAGIERFFKVARKIAKVSLRFDEFFQSVESKSKLEMPFFRMKQLAIIYPMIPYALAGSGDEGVKKGLSKFFKDPKLQGLFCTERDLLSCLFPIAWAYNSDYQNPPIGGSQVIPAWLEKQMKPDNAEIRLSSKVVGFDFENDLISGVRYTNRAKEYSVKTKYVIAACDVDFLYRHLVPPKFVPPKFFETLEDSEMYSSSVTISVALTCTAESLGFGHELTLICDESNERDEHSSGDPHKGAISVLAPTVRDHTLAPEGLGTITLYVPAWMNYMDYWKTERNAKGEFVRTEAYKQLKEEFAQIIFDRVEAKMGLNLREHILFYEVATPITYYRYTGNKNGSMMGTRPGKKNMQSKIAHYQTPISNLVIGGQWAELGGGVPIAVKTGFNSALIILKKWNKPQFKKLLSTYKQGAKLNK, encoded by the coding sequence ATGAATGATGAATTTGATGTAACCATAATTGGTTCAGGTGTAAGCGGTTTATTAGCTGCTTCCTTACTATCTAGATCTGGGATGAAAGTTCTTGTATTGGAAAAACACTCCTTAATTGGCGGTTATTTGCAAGGTTTTGAACGTAAAGACTTTGTTTTTGACACCGCTATTCATTGGTTGAATCAGTACAATGAAGTAGGAACTGTAACGCGTGTTTTCAAAATGCTTGGTGAAGATTATCCAAGACCACAATTGATGGAGCGCATTCAACGACATATTGGTGAAGGCCACGATTATCTCTTAACGAATAATCCTGACGAACTGAAAGATCAATTGATTCAGGATTTTCCACATGAGAAGGCTGGAATTGAGCGTTTTTTTAAAGTTGCGCGCAAAATTGCAAAGGTTTCTTTGCGGTTTGATGAGTTTTTTCAATCTGTTGAATCGAAATCGAAATTAGAAATGCCTTTTTTCCGCATGAAACAATTGGCAATCATTTATCCAATGATTCCGTATGCGCTTGCTGGAAGTGGTGATGAAGGAGTGAAAAAAGGATTGAGTAAATTTTTCAAAGACCCCAAATTGCAAGGCTTGTTTTGTACGGAAAGAGATTTGCTTTCGTGTTTATTTCCAATTGCTTGGGCTTATAATTCCGATTATCAAAATCCACCGATTGGAGGGAGTCAAGTGATCCCTGCATGGTTGGAAAAGCAAATGAAACCAGATAATGCAGAAATTCGATTGAGCTCAAAAGTAGTTGGGTTCGATTTTGAAAATGATTTGATAAGTGGCGTTCGATATACGAACAGAGCTAAAGAATATAGCGTTAAAACTAAATATGTTATCGCAGCTTGTGATGTAGACTTTCTTTACCGTCATCTCGTTCCTCCGAAATTTGTTCCTCCGAAATTTTTCGAAACGTTAGAAGATTCAGAAATGTACAGTTCATCGGTTACTATTTCTGTTGCTTTGACTTGCACGGCTGAAAGTTTGGGGTTTGGACACGAATTAACGCTTATTTGTGATGAATCGAATGAGCGAGATGAGCACAGTTCTGGAGACCCACACAAAGGTGCAATTTCTGTTTTGGCGCCAACTGTTAGAGATCATACACTTGCGCCAGAAGGTTTGGGAACAATTACTTTGTATGTTCCGGCGTGGATGAATTACATGGATTATTGGAAAACAGAAAGAAATGCCAAAGGAGAATTTGTAAGAACAGAGGCTTATAAACAATTGAAAGAGGAGTTTGCTCAAATTATTTTTGATCGGGTGGAAGCAAAAATGGGGTTAAATTTAAGAGAGCATATTTTGTTTTATGAGGTTGCTACTCCAATTACTTATTATCGCTACACTGGAAATAAGAATGGTTCTATGATGGGTACTCGACCAGGCAAAAAGAATATGCAAAGTAAAATTGCACATTATCAAACCCCGATTAGTAACTTAGTTATCGGTGGACAATGGGCTGAATTGGGTGGTGGAGTTCCGATTGCTGTGAAAACAGGATTCAATTCTGCACTAATTATTTTGAAGAAGTGGAATAAACCTCAGTTTAAAAAATTGCTTAGTACCTATAAACAAGGAGCAAAACTGAACAAATAA
- a CDS encoding methyltransferase, whose product MKALDSLYEAQKIAFSPFVFQTVYTMLELGIMDELYEERDGLTVTEIASRKNMTEYGVRVLVEMAKCADILELNDDKYSLSKIGYFLTRDEMTKVNLMFTQDICYKGLFHLKDAIVHGKPEGLKEIGPWETIYQGLSILPEQLRKSWFEFDHHYSDNSFGEALKIIFQHNPKHIYDIGGNTGKWAIASTKHDPSVRVSIFDLGVQLKVAKANIDAIAEIKDRVDFNERDMLNPASEIPAGADVYWMSQFLDCFSEGEIEAILLKIKKNMKPDATIFIMETFIDDQRFKAAEYSLVATSLYFTAIANGNSKMYSSSALKYIIEKAGLETVKEHRLHEDRFHTILEVKLPK is encoded by the coding sequence ATGAAAGCTTTAGATTCTTTATATGAGGCACAAAAAATCGCCTTTAGTCCTTTTGTATTCCAAACCGTTTATACCATGCTAGAGCTTGGAATAATGGATGAATTGTATGAAGAGAGAGATGGGCTAACTGTTACAGAAATTGCATCCCGCAAAAACATGACTGAATATGGTGTTCGTGTTTTAGTTGAAATGGCAAAATGTGCCGATATTCTCGAATTAAATGACGACAAATATTCATTGTCAAAAATCGGTTATTTCCTAACACGCGATGAGATGACGAAAGTGAATTTGATGTTCACCCAAGACATTTGCTACAAAGGGTTATTCCATTTAAAAGATGCAATCGTTCATGGTAAACCAGAAGGTTTGAAAGAAATTGGCCCTTGGGAAACCATTTATCAAGGATTATCTATTTTACCAGAACAATTAAGAAAATCTTGGTTTGAATTTGATCATCATTATTCAGACAATTCATTTGGTGAAGCATTAAAAATCATCTTCCAACACAATCCAAAGCATATTTACGACATTGGTGGAAACACAGGTAAATGGGCTATTGCAAGCACAAAACATGATCCTTCTGTTCGTGTAAGCATTTTCGATTTAGGAGTTCAATTAAAGGTTGCAAAAGCAAATATTGATGCTATTGCTGAAATTAAAGATCGTGTAGATTTCAATGAACGTGACATGTTAAATCCTGCATCAGAAATTCCTGCTGGAGCTGATGTTTACTGGATGAGTCAATTTTTAGATTGTTTCAGCGAAGGCGAAATCGAAGCAATTTTATTGAAGATCAAGAAAAATATGAAACCAGATGCAACTATTTTCATCATGGAAACTTTCATAGATGATCAGCGTTTTAAAGCTGCTGAGTATAGTTTGGTAGCAACATCTTTATACTTTACGGCCATCGCTAACGGTAATAGTAAAATGTATTCTTCTTCTGCGTTGAAATACATTATTGAAAAAGCTGGTTTGGAAACTGTCAAAGAACACAGATTGCACGAAGATCGTTTTCATACCATTCTTGAAGTCAAATTGCCCAAATAA
- a CDS encoding HAL/PAL/TAL family ammonia-lyase translates to MNKLDLKQIEAFSLEKKEYIISDSIRQELEKSFSFLQEFSSDKIIYGINTGFGPMAQFKIDDDKLNQLQYNLIRSHSSGTGNVLDAESARAVVLSRLSNFMQGNSGVSYGVIEKLVQFLNHDIIPEIYEHGGVGASGDLVQLAHLALNLIGEGYVYVNGERRKTAEVLAEKNISPLKIQLRDGLGLMNGTSCMSGIGSINLIYSYRLLDWAIAASTIINEIVEAYDDSFSVGLNEVKLHAGQQAIANSMREFLNDSTLIKKREELFQDSAVSDTVEFKKKIQEYYSIRCIPQILGPVKDTLDFAKGIIVNEINSTNDNPVVSLDRGNVFHGGNFHGDYVSLEMDKIKLVITKLTMLAERQLNFLLNSKINGVFPPFLNTQTLGLNFGIQGMQFTATSTTAENQMLSNSMYVHSISNNNDNQDIVSMGTNSAVITKKVIENGFQVMAIHMMSVCQAIDLLDETKKSKLSSKTKEIYAIIRAVTSTINEDVPQFENIRNITNTLKKTTLDL, encoded by the coding sequence ATGAACAAACTTGATTTAAAACAAATAGAAGCATTTAGTCTTGAAAAAAAGGAATATATAATCTCTGACTCTATTCGTCAGGAATTAGAAAAATCATTCTCTTTTCTTCAAGAATTTTCAAGTGATAAAATCATTTATGGAATTAACACTGGTTTTGGACCAATGGCTCAATTCAAAATAGATGATGACAAATTAAATCAATTGCAATACAACCTTATCCGAAGTCATTCTTCTGGAACAGGAAATGTATTGGATGCTGAATCTGCAAGAGCAGTTGTACTTTCTCGCTTGTCCAATTTCATGCAAGGAAATTCAGGTGTAAGCTATGGTGTAATTGAAAAATTAGTTCAATTTTTGAATCATGACATTATTCCTGAAATATATGAGCATGGTGGTGTTGGGGCTAGTGGAGATTTAGTTCAATTAGCACATCTTGCCTTGAATTTAATTGGTGAAGGATATGTGTATGTTAATGGCGAACGCAGAAAAACAGCTGAAGTTTTAGCTGAAAAGAATATCAGTCCATTAAAAATTCAATTGCGCGATGGTTTAGGTTTGATGAATGGAACTTCTTGTATGTCAGGAATCGGTTCTATTAACTTGATTTACTCTTATCGATTATTGGATTGGGCAATTGCTGCATCTACCATTATCAATGAAATTGTTGAAGCCTACGATGATTCTTTCTCTGTTGGATTAAACGAAGTAAAATTACATGCTGGGCAACAAGCTATCGCAAATTCCATGCGTGAATTTCTGAATGACAGCACTTTAATCAAAAAAAGAGAAGAACTTTTCCAAGATTCCGCAGTAAGCGACACCGTTGAATTCAAGAAAAAAATTCAAGAATATTATTCCATTCGCTGCATTCCACAAATATTGGGTCCCGTAAAAGACACCTTGGATTTTGCCAAAGGAATCATTGTGAATGAAATCAATTCTACGAATGACAATCCAGTAGTAAGTCTAGATCGCGGAAATGTATTTCATGGTGGAAACTTCCATGGTGATTACGTTTCTTTAGAAATGGATAAAATCAAATTAGTCATTACTAAATTGACTATGCTAGCAGAAAGACAATTGAATTTCTTGCTAAACAGCAAAATCAATGGTGTTTTTCCTCCATTCTTAAATACACAAACACTTGGATTAAATTTTGGAATTCAAGGAATGCAATTTACGGCAACGTCAACAACTGCCGAAAATCAAATGCTTTCTAATTCCATGTATGTTCATAGTATTTCCAACAACAATGACAATCAAGACATTGTAAGCATGGGAACAAACAGTGCGGTTATTACTAAAAAGGTCATTGAGAACGGCTTTCAAGTTATGGCGATACACATGATGTCTGTTTGCCAGGCAATTGATTTACTCGACGAAACTAAGAAAAGTAAGCTATCTTCTAAAACAAAAGAAATTTATGCTATAATTAGAGCAGTCACTTCAACAATTAATGAAGACGTTCCTCAATTTGAAAACATTCGAAATATAACAAACACCCTTAAGAAAACAACTCTTGACCTATGA